One region of Sphingomonas bisphenolicum genomic DNA includes:
- a CDS encoding fumarylacetoacetate hydrolase family protein: MDLTPAAILPADPDALLFGRIWRPDCEGPSPVRVDGDRLTDISTRFATARDLCESVSPAQALRDAKGEDAGPLIDILANTPIERRDPLRPWLLSPIDLQAVKAAGVTFVTSMLERVIEEKARGNPEVAVQIREQVRALVGDDLRDLKPGSVQAAQLKQTLIDANAWSQYLEVGIGPDAEIFTKAQPMATVGAGSAIGVHPASVWNNPEPEVVLVIASDGRIIGATLGNDVNLRDVEGRSALLLGKAKDNLGAAAVGPFVRLFDGGFDLKAVEAITVTLSVHGRDGFFMEGRSAMAEISRSPAELAAQAVNAHHPYPDGLILYLGTLFAPTQDRGEPGRGFTHAEGDEVRIGCDALGTLVNRVTATDRVEPWRFGTGALMRNLASRGLL, encoded by the coding sequence ATGGACCTGACCCCCGCCGCCATCCTGCCGGCCGATCCCGACGCGCTGCTGTTCGGCCGCATCTGGCGTCCCGATTGCGAAGGGCCATCGCCGGTGCGGGTCGATGGCGATCGGCTGACCGATATCTCCACCCGCTTCGCGACCGCGCGTGACCTGTGCGAAAGTGTCTCCCCGGCGCAGGCGCTGCGCGACGCGAAGGGCGAGGATGCCGGCCCCCTTATCGACATCCTCGCCAACACCCCCATTGAACGCCGCGATCCGTTGCGGCCCTGGCTGCTCTCGCCGATCGATCTACAGGCGGTGAAGGCTGCGGGCGTCACCTTCGTCACCTCGATGCTGGAGCGGGTGATCGAGGAAAAGGCGCGCGGCAATCCCGAGGTCGCCGTCCAAATCCGCGAGCAGGTGCGCGCGCTGGTCGGCGACGACCTGCGCGACCTGAAGCCGGGATCGGTGCAAGCCGCGCAGCTTAAACAGACGCTGATCGACGCGAACGCCTGGAGCCAGTATCTGGAAGTGGGCATCGGCCCCGACGCCGAAATCTTCACCAAGGCGCAGCCGATGGCGACGGTCGGCGCGGGCAGCGCCATCGGCGTCCATCCCGCATCGGTCTGGAACAATCCCGAACCCGAAGTGGTGCTGGTGATCGCTTCGGACGGACGGATCATCGGCGCGACATTGGGTAATGACGTCAACCTGCGCGATGTTGAGGGGCGATCCGCGCTGCTGCTGGGCAAGGCCAAGGATAATCTTGGCGCGGCGGCGGTCGGTCCCTTCGTTCGACTGTTCGACGGCGGCTTCGACCTCAAGGCGGTGGAGGCGATCACCGTCACCCTGTCCGTCCATGGCCGCGACGGCTTCTTCATGGAGGGCCGATCGGCGATGGCGGAGATCAGCCGTTCTCCCGCAGAGCTTGCGGCGCAAGCGGTGAACGCCCATCATCCCTATCCCGACGGCCTCATCCTCTATCTCGGCACGTTGTTCGCGCCGACGCAGGACCGGGGCGAGCCGGGACGGGGCTTCACCCATGCGGAAGGAGACGAGGTGCGGATTGGCTGCGATGCATTGGGGACTTTGGTGAATCGGGTGACGGCGACCGACCGGGTCGAACCATGGCGTTTCGGGACCGGTGCGCTGATGCGCAACCTGGCCAGCCGAGGCCTGTTGTGA